In Trifolium pratense cultivar HEN17-A07 linkage group LG7, ARS_RC_1.1, whole genome shotgun sequence, a genomic segment contains:
- the LOC123893756 gene encoding putative cell wall protein has protein sequence MANKASIFIALILINNMLLNTTCQARNIIPKNSNTNDKKEPQWFFHFDGIPGFGRMLPPWFGYTPQTPPNGSGAESGPGLAPAGGSYVPGGDDTFVPNPGVEVPNPGSGGAVPLPATVHP, from the coding sequence ATGGCTAACAAAGCTTCCATTTTCATTGCACTTATTCTCATCAACAATATGCTGCTTAACACTACTTGCCAAGCACGCAATATTATTCCGAAAAACTCAAACACCAATGATAAGAAAGAGCCTCAGTGGTTTTTCCATTTTGACGGGATTCCAGGCTTCGGGCGAATGTTGCCACCTTGGTTTGGTTATACACCTCAAACTCCACCAAATGGCTCCGGCGCAGAATCAGGACCAGGATTAGCACCAGCTGGTGGAAGCTATGTTCCAGGTGGTGACGACACCTTTGTTCCAAATCCTGGTGTCGAGGTTCCAAATCCTGGCAGCGGTGGCGCAGTTCCACTTCCAGCAACAGTTCATCCTTGA